The uncultured Paludibaculum sp. sequence TCGCGGGCCAGTGCCACCAACTCCGGCTTGAAGTCCCAATCGCTGAAAGCCACGGCCACCGGCTTCAGCTGCTTCAGGTTGTCACGCAGCACGTCCACGCCCACGGCCTCCGGCATGCACGGCCAGCCCGGCCGCAGTTGCACCAACTCCCGCAGCAGCGCCTGGCTGCCATACGTGTAGATGGACTCGCGCATCCCGTGCGCCTCCACCTTGGCGATGATCGAGGCCGGCATCGCCTGCTTCACGTCGAGGTAGATGCGGATCTTGCCCTTCGCCAGATCGAGCACATCATCGAAAGTCGGCAGCTCTTCCCCGGGCTTCAGCGGATCGTGCTTGATCAGCATCTTCCCGTCGGGCGCAGTCCGCAGGTCGATCTCAATAAAGTCGCACCCCAAAGCAATGGCCGCCGAATAGGCGGCCAAGGAGTTTTGAGGTTGTTGTTCGTGGGCGCCCCGATGGGCGATCACTTTGATCCCTGAGTTCACAATTGCGTTCCTCAGCGGCAGTCAGTCTCAGCTCTGCGGGCGGCGCAACTGGATCCCCAGTTCGCGCAACTGCCGCTCGCTCGCCGGCGCGGGCGCTTCCGACATCAGGTCGGTACCCTTCGCCGTCTTCGGGAACGGAATCACCTCGCGGATCGACGATTCGCCCGCCAGGATCATCACCAGCCGGTCCAGGCCCAGCGCAATGCCGCATGCGGCGGAGCGCCGTAGGTCAGCGCGTCCAGCAGGTAACCGAACCGCGCCTGCGCCTCTTCCAGCGAGAACCCGACCGCCGAGAAGACCTGCGACTGGATGTCCTGCCGGTGGATACGAATCGAACCGCTACCCAACTCGACGCCGTTCAGCACGATGTCGTAGCTGCGCGCCCGGCACCGCGCCGGATCCGTCGTCAGCTTCCCAAGATCCTCGTCCTTCGGCGACGTGAACGGATGGTGTGCCGCCACCCAGCGCTCGTCTTCGTCATTCCATTCGAACATCGGGAAGTCGAGCACCCACAGGAACCGGAAATCTTTCGGGTCCAGCAGCTTGTGCCGGTCGTTGTACTTCTGCCCGGCATACAGCCGCAGTTGCCCGCACGCCTGGAAGACCGTCTCTTCCGGACGCTGGCCCTTCGGCTCGTCGCGCCAGCCGGCCAGCAGCAGCAGGTCGTTCTCGCCGGCGCCGGTCCGCTCACGCACTTTTTCAATGACACCTGGGAAGTCCCGCTCCAGGCGCTTCGGATCGTCGTAGACCGTCAGGCCGCGCTCGCGGCCATAGTCCTTCAGCTCGTCGCGCTCCTTGCGGCTCAGCGCGCCGGTGCCCGGAATCTGGATCGCCACCAGCGGCAGACCCTCGCGCGTCAAACCAGCGTCAGCCGGGAACAGGTCTTCCACCGGCCAGAACCGCGGCAGGCGCAGATCGGGCTTGTCGATCCCGTAACCCTGCATCGCCTCGGCATAAGTCATCCGGGGGAACGGAGCCTTCACCGTATAACCCGCCGCCGCGCACACCTTCTCCAGCAGCGGTTCGATCGTCTGGAAAATCTGCTCTTCCTGCGGGAAGGACATCTCCAAATCGATCTGCGTGAACTCATACTGGCGGTCCGCGCGCAGGTCCTCGTCGCGGAAGCAGCGCACGATCTGGAAGTACTTGTCGTAGCCGCTGATCATCAGCAACTGCTTGAAGATCTGGGGCGACTGCGGCAGCGCATAGAAATTGCCGGGCTGGATGCGCGAAGGCACCAGGAAGTCGCGCGCGCCCTCCGGCGTCGACTTCGTCATGAAGGGCGTTTCGATCTCCAGGAAGCCCTGGCTGGACAGCTCGTTGCGCACTTCCAGCGCGATCTTGGAGCGCAGCATCACGTTGCGCTGCATGTGTGGCCGCCGCAGATCGACATAACGGTACTTCAACCGCATGTCCTCATTGACGTCCACGTGCTCTTCCATCGGGAACGGAGGCGTCTCGCTGGTGTTCAGCATCCACATCTTCTCCGCCACGATCTCCACCTCGCCGGTGGGGATGTTCGGATTGATGTTCTCCGCCGTGCGGGCCTCTACCAGACCTTCCACCGCGATGACGTACTCCGACCGCAACATCTCGGCCTTGCCATGCAGATTGCCGTCACACTCGGCGCGGAAGACGATCTGGGTGACTCCTTCGCGGTCGCGCAGGTGGATGAAGATCACACCACCCAAATCGCGCCGACGGTAGACCCACCCCATTAAAACGACGCGCTGGCCTTCGTTGGCCGCGCGGAGTGCGCCGCACGAGTGGGTGCGGCGCAGGTCGCCGAGAAAATCCAAAGGAACTTGTTGAGCCATGCTTGGGACTACGAACTTAGAGAATCTCTATATTGTATCGTGCCCGGTCGTCCTGCATGGCCCCAAACCCTATGGAAGTGACAACAGATACTTCGAGATCGCCTCGTTTTGCTGCGCGGTGAACGGATAGGCAGGCATCATGGAGTCCTTCGTATACTTCTTTGGATCCAGGAAATGCCCTTTCACCCACACCGCGTCCCGGCGACGAGCTAGCCCGTTCAGCGGTGGACCCGACTTCATACCGGCCCCGTTCACCTCATGACACATGTTGCAGCGGCTCTTCTGATAGAGCGCCGCGCCATCCAGCACATACTGCGGGATATCCTGCGCCTTCATGGCGTTCTGAGGCGTCAGCTTCAGCAGGAACGCCGCCAGGGCGTTCAGTTGGGAATCGCTCAATGACACCGGCGGCATCTGGCTCCCCGGCATCATGGCCGAAGGCTGCTTGAAATGCGCAATCATCCAGGCAGCATCGCGCGGCGTTCCGCCCGCGCCCAGATTCGGGCCCGGCTTGTCTTCCTGCCGCAGCCCCAGCGTATGGCAGGTCCCGCAGCTTTCTGACTTGAAGTACGCCACACCCGCCAGCTCTTCCGGAGTCAGGTCGCGCCACTCCATCGGCCCTTCCCTGTCGGCGGCGAACGCCTCGGGCGGTGTCGAGCGGACCGCCGCCGTAGTCAGGCCGGTCCAGGTAATCGCCGCCAGGATCACGATGGCGAAAGCCGTAGTGCGCTTCGTGATGCGGATCACCGGCGCGCGGTCCAGAAACGGCACCAGGAACAACAGTCCAACCCCAACGGTCGGCAGCACCACGCTGGCCAGAATCTCAAGCGGACCTTCGCAATACTTCAGCAACTGGAAGAGGAACAGGAAATACCACTCTGGCCGGGGAATGAACGTCGTATCCGTGGGATCGGCCAGCCGACCCAGCGGAGCTTTGGCAATCACGGCCAGCGAAAACAGAACGATGAAGGCCAGCGAAATGGCCGCCGTATCTTTGAACACCTGCCGCGGATAGAACTTCTGCTTCGGCTTCAACTCATCACCGGGAGCCGGAGCCACGCCGTGCCGCCGCACCAGGTAGACGTGCAGCAGAATCAGCAGCATGGTCAGCGGAGGCAGCACCAGCACGTGTACCGCGTAGAACCGCGCGAAAGTCACGACACCCACACCGTTCTCGGCACCCATCAGGCGCAACACATAAGGACCCGCGCCGGGTGCGCTGGCCGAGATCTGCGTCGTCACCACGGTGCCCCAATACGCCCGGTTGTCCCACGGCAACAGGTAGCCCGTCAGGGCGAAGGCCAAAGTGACCAGTAGCAGGATCACACCCATCATCCAGGTGGCTTCCCGAGGCTTCTTATACGCGCCCCACAGGAACACCTGCACCATGTGCAGCACCACGATGATCACCATCATGGAAGCGCCCCAGTGGTGCAGCCCGCGGATGAGCGCGCCGCCGGTCAGCTCCGTCATGATGTAGCGCAGGCTGTTGTAGGCTTCCCCCGGCGTCGGCGCGTAGTTCAGCGCCAGCATGATCCCGGTAAACGCCTGCGTGATAAACAGGAACATCGCCACCGAGCCGAACACCTGATGCCAGCCGGCGGAGGCGGGAATCTCTTCGTCCAGAAAATGCTGGATGGCCGAAGGCGCACCCGTGCGGTCTTCCAACCAATCGAGGATGGCGCGCATCGTTATGCTCCCTTCGTCTTCGATTGCTCGGGGCCGATCAACAGGCGCGTGCCGTCTACCTTGACCAGGTAGCGGTCCAGTGGCCTCGGCGCCGGGCCGTTGAGGACCTTCCCATCAATCGAAAAGTTCGACGTATGGCACGGGCAGAGGAACTGTCCCTTCGATTCTTCCCAGTGATAGGCGCACCCCAGATGCGTGCACTGGGGCGTGAACGCCACCACCTCGGAATCCGACATCTTCACCACCCACGCCGTCGATTTCTCGGTGATGATCTTCCAGCCGTCCATGCGGACACGGCGGAACGGCAGCTCCTCCGGAGCCTTGATCTTTAGTTGGCCGATGTCGCCCGCATCCACCCAACCGCCTGTCGACCGGCTCTTCGCCGGGGTGAAGAGGTAGACCAGAGCAGGTATCCCCAGTGCTCCTCCGATTAGCGCGCCCAGCGCCTGCGTCGCGCGAACCAGAAATCCGCGCCGCCCTTGGTGTTCCGTGTTGTACTCCATCGTGAGGCCATAGCCGCGCTTAGCGCGGACTGTCATTGAGACACATCGGGCCGCCGTACGGAACAGGCTCACTCAGGAGTTAGGAGAAAAGCAATCGAATGCGGCACGCCACCGGCCATCGGCCGCCCGGCGGTACACCACAAGATACTTGCCCAGTTCCGTATGCAGCAAACCCGGGTGGGTCTCCATCGTCAGCGCGTAGCGCCCCACTCCGTATGCGATATTCCGGTCGGCTTCAATCTGGCCGGTCTCCAGCTTCGCATCCACCAGCCCCGATCGGAACAACGCTATCCAGAAATCGTGGATCGCATCCTTTCCTTGAATTGGCGGGCGCCCGGCAAAATGGAGCTCCGCGTCCTCGGCATAGAATAACTCAACAAGGCGCTCGGAGTCGCGTTGACGAACGCTCCGCGCCAGCTCTTCATCCAACGACTGCAGCTCGCGGACGTTCGGGTTAAGGGCCACCACTTCAGGCATGGATGTCCCCTCCTTGCCTGAAGCATGGGCAGCCACTCACCCGGTGTCAAGGCCCGCCCTTTCTAGCCGCAGGCCGACAGCAGGGCAACACGCAACGACTCCGCTGCCTCACCACTCAATTTGGCACCGCCGCTGGTTACGTGGAACACGTCAATCGCCTTGTGCGCCTCT is a genomic window containing:
- a CDS encoding glycerophosphodiester phosphodiesterase family protein is translated as MNSGIKVIAHRGAHEQQPQNSLAAYSAAIALGCDFIEIDLRTAPDGKMLIKHDPLKPGEELPTFDDVLDLAKGKIRIYLDVKQAMPASIIAKVEAHGMRESIYTYGSQALLRELVQLRPGWPCMPEAVGVDVLRDNLKQLKPVAVAFSDWDFKPELVALAREAGCDVFLDRQGKTDLPEFWQDAIDKGVTGIQTDRPSALVPWLRETKRHA
- a CDS encoding cytochrome b N-terminal domain-containing protein — protein: MRAILDWLEDRTGAPSAIQHFLDEEIPASAGWHQVFGSVAMFLFITQAFTGIMLALNYAPTPGEAYNSLRYIMTELTGGALIRGLHHWGASMMVIIVVLHMVQVFLWGAYKKPREATWMMGVILLLVTLAFALTGYLLPWDNRAYWGTVVTTQISASAPGAGPYVLRLMGAENGVGVVTFARFYAVHVLVLPPLTMLLILLHVYLVRRHGVAPAPGDELKPKQKFYPRQVFKDTAAISLAFIVLFSLAVIAKAPLGRLADPTDTTFIPRPEWYFLFLFQLLKYCEGPLEILASVVLPTVGVGLLFLVPFLDRAPVIRITKRTTAFAIVILAAITWTGLTTAAVRSTPPEAFAADREGPMEWRDLTPEELAGVAYFKSESCGTCHTLGLRQEDKPGPNLGAGGTPRDAAWMIAHFKQPSAMMPGSQMPPVSLSDSQLNALAAFLLKLTPQNAMKAQDIPQYVLDGAALYQKSRCNMCHEVNGAGMKSGPPLNGLARRRDAVWVKGHFLDPKKYTKDSMMPAYPFTAQQNEAISKYLLSLP
- a CDS encoding nuclear transport factor 2 family protein; the protein is MPEVVALNPNVRELQSLDEELARSVRQRDSERLVELFYAEDAELHFAGRPPIQGKDAIHDFWIALFRSGLVDAKLETGQIEADRNIAYGVGRYALTMETHPGLLHTELGKYLVVYRRAADGRWRAAFDCFSPNS
- the aspS gene encoding aspartate--tRNA ligase, translated to MAQQVPLDFLGDLRRTHSCGALRAANEGQRVVLMGWVYRRRDLGGVIFIHLRDREGVTQIVFRAECDGNLHGKAEMLRSEYVIAVEGLVEARTAENINPNIPTGEVEIVAEKMWMLNTSETPPFPMEEHVDVNEDMRLKYRYVDLRRPHMQRNVMLRSKIALEVRNELSSQGFLEIETPFMTKSTPEGARDFLVPSRIQPGNFYALPQSPQIFKQLLMISGYDKYFQIVRCFRDEDLRADRQYEFTQIDLEMSFPQEEQIFQTIEPLLEKVCAAAGYTVKAPFPRMTYAEAMQGYGIDKPDLRLPRFWPVEDLFPADAGLTREGLPLVAIQIPGTGALSRKERDELKDYGRERGLTVYDDPKRLERDFPGVIEKVRERTGAGENDLLLLAGWRDEPKGQRPEETVFQACGQLRLYAGQKYNDRHKLLDPKDFRFLWVLDFPMFEWNDEDERWVAAHHPFTSPKDEDLGKLTTDPARCRARSYDIVLNGVELGSGSIRIHRQDIQSQVFSAVGFSLEEAQARFGYLLDALTYGAPPHAALRWAWTGW
- a CDS encoding ubiquinol-cytochrome c reductase iron-sulfur subunit encodes the protein MTVRAKRGYGLTMEYNTEHQGRRGFLVRATQALGALIGGALGIPALVYLFTPAKSRSTGGWVDAGDIGQLKIKAPEELPFRRVRMDGWKIITEKSTAWVVKMSDSEVVAFTPQCTHLGCAYHWEESKGQFLCPCHTSNFSIDGKVLNGPAPRPLDRYLVKVDGTRLLIGPEQSKTKGA